In Listeria cossartiae subsp. cossartiae, one genomic interval encodes:
- a CDS encoding GHMP family kinase ATP-binding protein, which yields MEIKATCPASCGELLQGWIAGGEKLISYPINWYSEVTLSDKLELASSGHTKAWLAFDLTCEYFGVTTSERPPVSLQVKSTIPVAKGMASSTADIAATIGATAKWLEQPITESEIAKLCLQLEPTDSTIFPALTLFDHLKGDVIQSSNWMPKLGVVVLEPLTILETATYRQNDHQEQLLKNESQLAKGLQFFKQAVAQKSIRLLGQAASISAACNQTILPKPFWNELVEVAEKLDLVGLNVSHSGTVVGLLYDLEKTDPLEILFELERRYVTTFYSRYYFRELVNGGVRIIF from the coding sequence GTGGAAATTAAAGCAACTTGCCCGGCTTCATGCGGCGAACTGTTGCAAGGCTGGATTGCGGGCGGCGAAAAGCTGATTTCATATCCAATTAACTGGTATTCCGAAGTAACTTTGTCTGATAAATTAGAACTAGCTAGCTCCGGACATACAAAAGCATGGCTCGCATTCGATTTAACGTGCGAGTATTTTGGTGTGACAACAAGCGAGCGCCCACCTGTTTCACTTCAAGTCAAATCCACTATCCCGGTCGCGAAAGGGATGGCAAGCTCCACCGCGGATATCGCTGCAACCATCGGCGCGACCGCAAAATGGCTCGAGCAACCAATAACCGAATCCGAAATCGCCAAGCTTTGTCTACAACTAGAACCAACGGATAGCACCATTTTTCCAGCGCTAACCCTATTTGATCACTTAAAAGGGGACGTAATCCAAAGCTCCAACTGGATGCCAAAACTCGGTGTCGTTGTGCTAGAACCACTTACCATCTTAGAAACAGCGACATACCGCCAAAATGACCACCAAGAACAATTACTCAAAAACGAATCCCAACTAGCAAAAGGATTACAGTTTTTTAAGCAAGCGGTCGCGCAAAAATCCATCCGCTTACTTGGCCAAGCTGCATCCATCAGCGCAGCGTGCAACCAAACTATTTTACCAAAACCATTTTGGAATGAATTAGTGGAAGTGGCGGAAAAACTCGATCTAGTAGGGCTAAATGTTTCGCATAGTGGGACAGTTGTCGGTTTGCTTTATGATTTGGAAAAGACGGATCCACTCGAAATTTTATTTGAATTAGAACGGCGCTACGTCACCACTTTTTATAGCAGATATTACTTTCGCGAGTTAGTAAATGGCGGGGTACGAATTATTTTTTAG
- a CDS encoding 1-propanol dehydrogenase PduQ yields the protein MQKVSFKTDLYIGQGATDRLLDFKDKQIFIVTDPFMVSSGMINAITDKIDPSNTYTIFSEIIPDPPIENVVAGIEVLNECDANLMIAIGGGSAIDAAKAMKFFGQKLGTVRAMPFIVIPTTSGTGSEVTSFSVITNKEKAIKYPLITDAILPDEAILDADLVKSVPPAITADTGMDVLTHALEAYVSTKANDYSDAMAEKVIQLVFTYLERAYKDGNDLEAREKMHNASCLAGMAFNITSLGLNHGIAHTAGAKFKIPHGRMNTLLLPHVISYNAGITSDFGNNPDNRAAERYTAIAKLLKMPASNTRLGVRSLINAIKQLQKKLNMPTTLSECGVSRTDLNENIAQIAEGALNDGCTATNPRTPTETDVSAILEKMLA from the coding sequence ATGCAAAAAGTTAGTTTTAAAACAGACCTATACATTGGCCAAGGAGCAACAGATCGTTTACTCGATTTTAAAGACAAACAAATCTTTATCGTAACAGACCCGTTTATGGTTAGTTCCGGAATGATTAATGCGATTACAGACAAAATTGATCCATCGAATACATATACAATTTTTAGCGAAATTATTCCAGATCCGCCGATTGAAAACGTCGTAGCAGGAATCGAAGTTTTAAATGAATGTGATGCAAACTTAATGATTGCTATCGGTGGTGGTTCTGCGATTGATGCGGCGAAAGCAATGAAATTCTTCGGTCAAAAACTTGGTACGGTACGCGCGATGCCTTTCATCGTTATCCCGACAACAAGTGGAACTGGCTCTGAAGTGACTAGTTTCTCTGTTATTACAAACAAAGAAAAAGCGATTAAATATCCACTTATTACAGATGCTATTTTGCCTGATGAAGCGATTTTAGATGCGGACTTAGTAAAATCTGTACCGCCAGCAATCACAGCAGACACTGGTATGGACGTGTTAACACATGCGCTTGAAGCATACGTGTCCACGAAAGCCAACGATTACTCAGACGCAATGGCAGAAAAAGTAATCCAATTAGTATTTACTTACTTAGAACGTGCTTATAAAGACGGAAATGACCTTGAAGCGCGTGAAAAAATGCATAATGCGTCTTGTCTAGCGGGAATGGCATTTAACATTACCTCTCTTGGCTTAAATCATGGTATCGCTCATACAGCAGGAGCTAAATTTAAAATTCCGCATGGCCGTATGAACACATTACTATTACCGCACGTAATTAGTTATAACGCTGGAATTACAAGTGATTTCGGTAACAATCCAGACAACCGTGCAGCAGAACGTTACACAGCAATTGCAAAATTACTAAAAATGCCAGCATCCAATACACGTCTTGGTGTTCGTAGCTTGATTAATGCAATTAAACAACTTCAAAAGAAACTCAATATGCCAACAACCTTGTCAGAATGTGGTGTTAGCCGCACAGATTTAAATGAAAATATCGCTCAAATCGCAGAAGGCGCGCTAAACGATGGATGTACTGCAACAAATCCTCGAACACCGACTGAAACGGATGTTAGTGCTATTCTCGAAAAAATGCTGGCATAA
- a CDS encoding ANTAR domain-containing response regulator: MTEMNGRIVIADDEPITRMDIRDILEEANYNVVGEATDGFEAIELCKTHQPDLVIMDIQMPLLDGLKAGKRIISDGLAGGIILLTAFSDQKNTEKAKGFGALGYLVKPLDEKSLIPTVEMSIAKGRETRKLEQQLEKLTKKLEERKVIEKAKGVLMIENNITEEEAYNMIRNLSMDKRCPMMEIAETIVMSDD; this comes from the coding sequence GTGACAGAAATGAATGGAAGAATTGTAATAGCCGATGATGAACCTATTACAAGAATGGATATCCGAGACATCTTGGAAGAAGCGAACTACAATGTTGTAGGGGAAGCGACAGATGGTTTTGAAGCAATTGAGCTTTGTAAAACACATCAACCAGATCTTGTTATTATGGACATTCAAATGCCACTCTTAGACGGCTTAAAAGCAGGGAAACGAATTATTTCAGATGGCCTTGCTGGCGGAATTATTTTACTTACTGCATTTAGTGATCAAAAAAACACCGAGAAAGCAAAAGGATTCGGAGCACTAGGCTATTTAGTCAAGCCACTTGATGAAAAAAGTTTGATCCCAACGGTTGAAATGAGTATTGCCAAAGGGCGAGAAACAAGGAAATTAGAACAACAATTAGAAAAGCTCACCAAAAAATTAGAAGAACGTAAAGTGATTGAAAAAGCAAAAGGTGTGCTTATGATTGAGAACAACATCACAGAAGAAGAAGCCTACAACATGATTCGTAACCTAAGTATGGACAAGCGTTGTCCAATGATGGAAATCGCAGAAACGATCGTGATGAGCGATGACTAA